One stretch of Streptomyces sp. MMBL 11-1 DNA includes these proteins:
- a CDS encoding trypsin-like serine peptidase, with product MPSTALAATAVAAVLALTATACGPEEDNAGGAPSASADSSADGKVAIPDDLKDRLKEHGIDPDKWRDGEWKNWDKDKWLREAKDFVNPIIDGLWDPDRMREADKPPENPVDNDISGDDGVTDPTPAPVRAAGVATPYHDNAPESGKLLFDGPQGSMVCSATVVKDPANPGKSNMVWTAGHCVHAGKKGGWYRNIAFVPAYNNDGLSLTELETAPKEKIAPYGVWWGKWAQTSEQWIAQGATVGGQGAPYDFAVLHVTPEKGAGGKSLEETVGSALPVEFNAPAVPKITGMTATGYPAAPPFDGQKLLQCQDKPGRLSVFQDQPTMYRIGCTMTGGSSGGGWVAAGQDGKPALVSNTSIGPVTAGWLAGPRLGKEAEGVYRAVSEKYAGQ from the coding sequence ATGCCCTCCACCGCGCTCGCCGCGACCGCCGTCGCCGCCGTGCTGGCGCTGACCGCCACCGCGTGCGGCCCGGAGGAGGACAACGCCGGCGGGGCGCCCAGCGCCTCGGCCGACTCGTCGGCCGACGGCAAGGTCGCCATTCCGGACGACCTCAAGGACCGGCTCAAGGAGCACGGTATCGACCCCGACAAGTGGCGGGACGGGGAGTGGAAGAACTGGGACAAGGACAAGTGGCTGCGTGAGGCCAAGGACTTCGTCAACCCGATCATCGACGGCCTGTGGGACCCGGACCGGATGCGGGAAGCCGACAAGCCCCCGGAGAACCCGGTCGACAACGACATCTCCGGCGACGACGGCGTGACGGACCCGACGCCGGCCCCGGTCCGGGCCGCCGGGGTCGCGACGCCGTACCACGACAACGCCCCCGAGTCCGGGAAGCTGCTCTTCGACGGCCCGCAGGGCTCGATGGTCTGTTCCGCGACCGTGGTGAAGGACCCGGCGAACCCCGGCAAATCCAACATGGTGTGGACCGCCGGGCACTGCGTGCACGCGGGCAAGAAGGGCGGTTGGTACCGCAACATCGCCTTCGTCCCGGCCTACAACAATGACGGTCTGTCGCTGACCGAGCTGGAGACCGCACCCAAGGAGAAGATCGCTCCCTACGGCGTGTGGTGGGGCAAGTGGGCCCAGACCTCCGAGCAGTGGATCGCGCAGGGCGCGACCGTCGGCGGCCAGGGCGCCCCGTACGACTTCGCGGTGCTGCATGTGACGCCGGAGAAGGGTGCGGGCGGCAAGTCGCTGGAGGAGACGGTCGGTTCGGCGCTGCCGGTCGAGTTCAACGCTCCCGCGGTGCCGAAGATCACCGGCATGACGGCCACGGGGTACCCGGCCGCGCCGCCGTTCGACGGTCAGAAGCTGCTCCAGTGCCAGGACAAGCCGGGCCGGCTCTCCGTCTTCCAGGACCAGCCCACCATGTACCGCATCGGCTGCACGATGACCGGCGGTTCCTCGGGCGGCGGCTGGGTCGCGGCGGGGCAGGACGGCAAGCCCGCCCTGGTCTCGAACACCTCGATCGGCCCGGTCACCGCGGGCTGGCTGGCCGGGCCCCGGCTCGGCAAGGAGGCCGAGGGCGTCTACCGCGCGGTGAGCGAGAAGTACGCGGGCCAGTAG